In Actinomycetota bacterium, one DNA window encodes the following:
- a CDS encoding bifunctional adenosylcobinamide kinase/adenosylcobinamide-phosphate guanylyltransferase encodes MALTLLLGGARSGKSALAVRLAGRWDGPVTVVVTGEAGDAEMAERIRRHRAERPGAWRTVEAPREVEAALAGAPAGAFVLLDCLTLWVSNLVEEGLDDEQVVARARSAAAAAAARAAPTVAVSNEVGAGIVPADALSRRYRDLLGQVNAVWAAAADQALLLVAGRAVPLADPLATLGMADG; translated from the coding sequence ATGGCCCTGACCCTGCTCCTCGGCGGCGCCCGCAGCGGCAAGTCGGCCCTGGCCGTGCGGCTGGCCGGCCGCTGGGACGGCCCGGTCACGGTGGTGGTCACCGGCGAGGCCGGCGACGCCGAGATGGCCGAGCGCATCCGCCGCCACCGGGCCGAGCGGCCCGGCGCCTGGCGGACGGTCGAAGCCCCGCGTGAGGTCGAGGCCGCCCTCGCGGGGGCGCCGGCCGGCGCGTTCGTGCTGCTGGACTGCCTGACCCTGTGGGTGTCGAACCTCGTGGAGGAGGGGCTGGACGACGAGCAGGTCGTGGCCCGGGCCCGGTCGGCGGCGGCCGCGGCCGCGGCCCGGGCGGCGCCGACGGTGGCCGTCAGCAACGAGGTCGGCGCCGGGATCGTCCCCGCCGACGCCCTGTCGCGCCGCTACCGCGACCTGCTCGGCCAGGTCAACGCCGTCTGGGCGGCCGCCGCCGACCAGGCCCTGCTGCTGGTCGCCGGGCGGGCCGTGCCCCTGGCCGACCCGCTGGCCACCCTCGGGATGGCCGATGGCTGA
- the cobO gene encoding cob(I)yrinic acid a,c-diamide adenosyltransferase translates to MTSTEPPLEPPQRPGRARAPSLVLVNTGDGKGKSTAAFGVVLRAVARGWKVCVIQFLKSGRWRTGEEELGRRLGVDWNPLGDGFTWDSEDLEATKAKAVAAWAAARRVLASGDYQLVVLDEVTYPMNWGWIDPAEVAGAIAERPPSVNVVATGRDAPAELLEVADTVTEMRKLRHAYDRGVGARRGIDY, encoded by the coding sequence ATGACCTCGACCGAACCGCCCCTGGAGCCGCCGCAGCGGCCGGGGCGGGCCCGGGCGCCCTCGCTGGTCCTGGTCAACACCGGCGACGGCAAGGGCAAGTCGACGGCCGCGTTCGGGGTGGTGCTGCGGGCGGTGGCCCGTGGCTGGAAGGTCTGCGTCATCCAGTTCCTCAAGTCCGGCCGCTGGCGCACCGGCGAGGAGGAGCTGGGCCGCCGCCTGGGGGTCGACTGGAACCCGCTCGGGGACGGCTTCACCTGGGACTCCGAGGACCTGGAGGCCACCAAGGCCAAGGCGGTGGCGGCCTGGGCGGCGGCCCGGCGGGTGCTCGCCTCGGGCGACTACCAGCTGGTCGTGCTCGACGAGGTCACCTACCCGATGAACTGGGGCTGGATCGACCCCGCCGAGGTGGCCGGGGCCATCGCCGAGCGCCCCCCGTCGGTCAACGTGGTCGCCACCGGCCGCGACGCCCCGGCCGAGCTGCTCGAGGTCGCCGACACCGTGACCGAGATGCGCAAGCTCCGCCACGCCTACGACCGCGGCGTCGGCGCCCGCCGCGGCATCGACTACTGA